The following are encoded together in the Oncorhynchus nerka isolate Pitt River linkage group LG23, Oner_Uvic_2.0, whole genome shotgun sequence genome:
- the tmem204 gene encoding transmembrane protein 204 yields MAVQRLVTAAVAVALLSLVLNNVAAFTPSWVLQALEDGRKRSVGLWRMCPVMTGGERGRDEHGVGGSNRRGQGSQRPCEGLGWGSEYAGYQESRSTVKLQFDMMRACNLMATVALTAGQLIFLLGLMELPFVTQDSQWWEEAIAALFQLASFVLVIGLVTFYRIGPYTHLSYSCYVDIAACLLATLAAAMLIWNILHRRDDCLTPRVIVISRSLASNFHPRLDNDYVESPC; encoded by the exons ATGGCCGTGCAGCGGCTGGTGACGGCAGCGGTGGCGGTGGCCCTGCTGTCCCTGGTCCTCAACAACGTGGCGGCCTTCACCCCCAGCTGGGTGCTGCAGGCCCTGGAGGATGGACGCAAGCGCAGCGTGGGGCTGTGGAGGATGTGTCCCGTcatgactggaggagagagaggccggGATGAACACGGTGTTGGGGGGTCCAATAGGAGAGGTCAGGGGTCTCAGAGGCCGTGTGAGGGCCTGGGCTGGGGCTCGGAGTATGCAGGCTACCAAGAGTCCCGCAGCACCGTCAAAT tGCAGTTTGACATGATGCGAGCGTGTAACCTGATGGCTACGGTGGCACTGACGGCCGGGCAGCTCATCTTCCTGCTGGGCTTGATGGAGCTGCCCTTCGTCACCCAGGACTCCCAGTGGTGGGAGGAGGCCATCGCCGCGCTGTTCCAGTTGGCCA GTTTTGTGCTGGTGATCGGCTTGGTGACGTTCTACCGGATTGGCCCGTACACACACCTGTCCTACTCGTGCTACGTGGACATCGCCGCCTGCTTATTGGCCACGCTCGCCGCTGCCATGCTCATCTGGAACATCCTGCATCGCCGCGACGACTGCCTCACACCCCGGGTCATTGTCATCAGCCGCTCGCTGGCGTCGAACTTCCACCCACGCCTCGACAATGACTATGTGGAGTCGCCCTGCTGA